Proteins encoded within one genomic window of Apis mellifera strain DH4 linkage group LG1, Amel_HAv3.1, whole genome shotgun sequence:
- the LOC413500 gene encoding protein Wnt-10b, with the protein MPPSRSGRVYEGPPSRIAVKIGPTIALLLILFENRRATCLMSNSVDDWVSGNAVVCKGIPGMTKEQRELCHRNPDVTVAAIKGLQMAISECQHQFMWHRWNCSSLTPSSRTQQSSVLLQRGYRETAFAFAISAAGVAHSVARACSMGRLLSCGCDPSSYKGKPPSKARGTQWKWGGCSHNLDYGMEFSRQFLDTRERAGDIQSTVNLHNNQAGRLAVASNMQVRCKCHGMSGSCELKTCWKVAPDFRIVGKTLKDRFRNAVLVAQSNLGSVTPLTRVRGSRRRRPDRQRQRKHRGGSGGNGRKRRPRDLAKQLFYYQKSPNFCERDPSADIPGTAGRRCNKTSSGGDGCGNLCCGRGYNVVRQRRVERCKCKFHWCCIVQCQNCTVEEWITVCK; encoded by the exons CGCGACCTGCTTAATGAGCAATTCCGTGGACGATTGGGTAAGCGGTAATGCCGTGGTCTGCAAAGGTATTCCAGGGATGACGAAGGAACAGCGCGAGCTATGCCACAGAAATCCGGACGTGACGGTGGCCGCGATCAAAGGTCTGCAAATGGCGATATCCGAGTGTCAGCATCAATTCATGTGGCACAGGTGGAATTGTTCATCCTTGACGCCTAGTAGCAGGACGCAGCAGAGCAGCGTCCTCCTTCAGAGAG GTTACAGGGAGACTGCGTTCGCGTTCGCGATTTCCGCAGCCGGGGTGGCGCACAGCGTGGCCCGGGCGTGCAGCATGGGACGGTTGCTCTCCTGCGGATGCGACCCGTCGAGTTACAAGGGTAAGCCGCCTTCCAAGGCCAGGGGCACGCAATGGAAGTGGGGCGGGTGCTCGCACAATCTCGACTACGGCATGGAGTTCTCGAGACAGTTCCTAGATACGCGCGAGAGGGCCGGGGATATACAGTCGACGGTCAATCTTCACAACAATCAAGCTGGCCGCTTG GCGGTGGCCAGCAATATGCAAGTGCGATGCAAGTGCCACGGTATGTCGGGTTCCTGCGAGCTCAAGACTTGCTGGAAAGTGGCGCCGGATTTCCGAATAGTCGGGAAGACGCTCAAGGATCGATTTCGCAACGCTGTGCTGGTGGCGCAAAGCAACCTGGGCAGCGTGACGCCGTTGACCAGAGTGAGAGGATCGCGGAGAAGGAGACCGGATCGGCAGAGGCAGAGGAAACATCGCGGTGGATCGGGCGGGAATGGGCGCAAGAGGAGGCCTCGGGATCTCGCCAAGCAGCTGTTTTATTACCAAAAATCGCCAAACTTTTGCGAGAGAGATCCAAGCGCGGACATCCCTGGAACAGCGGGGCGTAGATGCAACAAGACCAGCTCAGGTGGGGACGGGTGCGGCAACCTGTGTTGCGGAAGAGGTTACAACGTGGTGAGACAACGACGGGTCGAGAGGTGCAAATGCAAGTTTCATTGGTGTTGCATCGTGCAATGTCAGAACTGCACTGTGGAAGAGTGGATCACTGTTTGCAAGTGA